One Rhizobium sp. 9140 genomic region harbors:
- a CDS encoding FadR/GntR family transcriptional regulator, with translation MTVHRPLEGLYAMTIDADKSAPLPAAARRRETLSSQVVRTLADRIRQGEYSRGSQLPTEKVLIDELGVSRTVVREAIANLRASGLVSIQHGVGAFVRDDAGIPPFRLAPERLTMVENQLKGLELRIGIESEAAALAAERRTQVDIDAMAAVCDAMDDAIRDIVRDSQTDFEFHCAVAKASQNEHFFGIFNYLGETLMPRMRLQTKDVEDAVFQANLARVNNEHRLVLAAIAERDIDGARLAMRQHLTVSRDRMIERMRRGG, from the coding sequence TTGACGGTTCACCGCCCGCTGGAGGGGCTCTACGCCATGACGATAGATGCCGACAAGTCTGCTCCGCTTCCCGCTGCCGCGCGCAGGCGGGAGACGTTGAGCTCGCAGGTCGTCCGCACGCTCGCCGACCGCATCCGGCAAGGGGAATACTCCCGCGGCTCGCAACTACCGACGGAGAAGGTGCTGATCGACGAACTCGGCGTCAGTCGAACGGTGGTGCGCGAAGCGATCGCCAATCTGAGGGCGAGCGGCCTCGTTTCCATCCAGCACGGGGTCGGCGCTTTCGTTCGCGATGATGCGGGTATTCCACCCTTCCGGCTTGCCCCTGAAAGGCTGACCATGGTGGAGAACCAGTTGAAGGGTCTCGAACTTCGCATCGGCATCGAGTCCGAAGCTGCGGCGCTGGCGGCCGAACGTCGTACGCAAGTCGACATCGACGCCATGGCCGCCGTCTGCGACGCGATGGACGACGCCATCCGGGATATCGTCCGCGACAGCCAGACGGATTTCGAGTTTCACTGTGCGGTGGCCAAGGCCAGCCAGAACGAGCATTTCTTCGGCATCTTCAACTATCTGGGCGAAACGCTGATGCCGCGCATGCGGTTGCAGACCAAGGATGTGGAAGACGCGGTATTTCAGGCGAATCTCGCGCGGGTCAACAACGAGCACCGTCTGGTCCTCGCCGCCATCGCGGAGCGCGATATCGACGGCGCCCGGCTAGCGATGCGGCAGCATCTGACGGTCAGCCGCGACCGGATGATCGAACGCATGCGCCGCGGCGGATGA
- a CDS encoding ABC transporter substrate-binding protein, producing the protein MHRMIKALSTILVGSTLLTSPAWAETPPNMLVVGFSMSNILTLDPAAITGKETVQVLANIYDNLVGLDAVNRAQVNPQLAESWSISPDNTAITFKLRSGATFASGNPVTSADVIWSLKRLLTLNLAQASFLKTHGFTAANADQSFTAPDETTVVITLPKKVDPEIIVQTLGIVGPGSVLDSKVVMEHDKAGDLGSAWLTNNSAGSGPYTLGQWRSNERVILDRNESYWGDAPGMKRIMMRHLAESQSQRLMLEKGDIDIAYSMSAADLKALEKSDKVEVQTNGGSGFYYLAVSMKDEKFQKPKVREALRYLIDYQGLNDTVLPYFGRLRDRPIQTGLFGALPNAGYKLDVEKAKALLAEAGYPDGFSTTLRAISDAPFMNAATAIQATLAQGGIKAEIITGSGDQIYGAMRERKYELLVGRGGGGQLPHPDSNLRAIVYNPDNADEAKLTNFQGWRTSFYDEKINSMVDAALVETDKAKQVKDYEAIQTYYADVVPAIQPFAEVVDSVGYRADIKGLALNPSWSTRLRTVTKER; encoded by the coding sequence ATGCATCGCATGATCAAAGCACTGTCGACGATTTTGGTTGGTTCCACCTTGCTGACCAGCCCGGCATGGGCAGAAACGCCGCCGAATATGCTGGTTGTCGGCTTTTCCATGAGCAATATCCTGACGCTGGATCCCGCCGCCATTACCGGCAAGGAGACGGTACAAGTCCTCGCCAACATATATGATAACCTTGTTGGGCTCGACGCCGTCAACCGCGCGCAGGTCAATCCGCAGCTCGCCGAGAGCTGGAGCATCAGCCCCGACAACACGGCAATCACCTTCAAGCTGAGATCCGGCGCGACCTTCGCCTCCGGCAACCCGGTGACCTCGGCTGATGTCATCTGGTCGCTGAAGCGCCTGCTGACGCTGAATCTCGCCCAGGCCTCGTTCCTCAAGACGCACGGCTTCACCGCCGCCAATGCCGACCAGAGCTTCACGGCACCCGACGAGACGACGGTCGTCATCACCCTGCCGAAGAAAGTCGATCCGGAGATCATCGTCCAGACGCTCGGCATCGTCGGCCCCGGCTCGGTGCTCGACAGCAAGGTCGTGATGGAACACGACAAGGCCGGCGATCTCGGCTCTGCCTGGCTCACCAACAATTCCGCAGGCTCCGGCCCCTACACGCTCGGTCAGTGGCGCTCCAACGAGCGCGTTATTCTCGACCGCAACGAGAGCTACTGGGGCGATGCGCCCGGCATGAAGCGCATCATGATGCGGCATCTGGCGGAATCCCAGAGCCAGCGACTGATGCTCGAAAAGGGCGATATCGACATTGCCTATTCGATGTCGGCAGCCGACCTGAAGGCGCTGGAGAAGAGCGACAAGGTTGAGGTGCAGACCAATGGCGGCAGCGGGTTCTACTACCTCGCCGTCTCCATGAAGGACGAGAAGTTCCAGAAGCCGAAGGTGCGCGAGGCATTGCGCTACCTGATCGACTATCAGGGGCTGAACGACACCGTGCTGCCCTACTTCGGGCGCCTGCGGGATCGTCCGATCCAGACCGGCCTTTTCGGCGCCCTGCCGAATGCCGGCTACAAACTGGACGTGGAGAAGGCAAAGGCGCTGCTGGCGGAAGCCGGTTATCCCGACGGTTTCTCGACCACGCTCCGCGCGATCTCCGACGCACCCTTCATGAATGCGGCGACGGCCATCCAGGCAACGCTGGCGCAGGGTGGCATCAAGGCCGAGATCATCACCGGCAGCGGCGACCAGATCTACGGCGCGATGCGCGAACGGAAGTATGAACTCCTCGTCGGCCGCGGCGGCGGCGGGCAGTTGCCGCACCCGGACAGCAACCTGCGCGCCATCGTCTACAATCCCGACAATGCCGACGAAGCCAAGCTGACCAATTTCCAGGGCTGGCGCACGTCTTTCTACGACGAAAAGATCAACAGCATGGTCGACGCGGCGCTCGTTGAGACGGACAAGGCGAAGCAGGTCAAGGATTACGAAGCGATCCAGACCTATTACGCCGATGTCGTACCGGCCATCCAGCCCTTCGCCGAGGTGGTCGACAGCGTCGGCTACCGCGCCGACATCAAGGGACTGGCGCTGAATCCGTCCTGGTCCACGCGGCTGCGCACGGTAACGAAGGAGCGCTAG
- a CDS encoding mandelate racemase family protein yields MKIVDVNVRVFAHTTYRHQDTAGHAHPGPAHKVNLALLTIVDDEGGEGYCFAAPEVVRPHVIEKFVKKVLIGADPFARERLWQELAHWQRGSAAQLTDRTLAIVDCALWDLAGRKLNMPVHKLIGTYREKMLAYGSIMCGDELENGLATPEDYGRFAEKLVARGYKGIKLHTWMPPVSWAPDVTMDLKACAAVREAVGPDIHLMIDAFHWYTRTDALKLGRGLEALGFDWIEEPMDEQSSMSYAWLSENLDIPVLGPESAGGKHFSRAEWIATKACDILRTGVHDVGGISPAMKCMHLAESFGMNCEIHGNGAPNLIIAACSKNANWYERGLLHPFLEYDDGFEYLNGLVDPMDADGYVHISDKPGLGEDINFDFIDANLVG; encoded by the coding sequence GTGAAAATCGTCGACGTCAACGTGCGCGTCTTTGCCCACACCACCTATCGCCATCAGGACACGGCTGGCCATGCCCATCCGGGTCCGGCACACAAGGTGAACCTCGCGCTCCTGACCATCGTCGATGACGAGGGCGGCGAAGGCTATTGCTTCGCGGCGCCCGAGGTTGTGCGCCCGCATGTCATCGAGAAGTTCGTGAAGAAAGTGCTGATCGGCGCCGACCCCTTCGCGCGCGAACGGCTCTGGCAGGAGCTGGCGCACTGGCAGCGCGGCAGCGCGGCGCAGTTGACCGACAGGACGCTGGCGATCGTCGATTGCGCGCTGTGGGATCTCGCCGGGCGCAAGCTGAATATGCCCGTCCACAAGCTGATCGGCACCTACCGCGAGAAGATGCTCGCCTATGGCTCGATCATGTGCGGCGACGAGCTGGAGAACGGCTTGGCGACCCCGGAGGATTACGGCCGGTTTGCCGAAAAGCTCGTCGCGCGCGGCTACAAGGGCATCAAGCTGCACACCTGGATGCCACCGGTATCCTGGGCGCCGGATGTGACCATGGATCTCAAGGCCTGCGCGGCGGTGCGCGAAGCCGTTGGTCCGGATATTCACCTGATGATCGACGCGTTCCATTGGTATACCCGGACCGACGCCCTGAAGCTCGGTCGAGGGCTGGAGGCGCTCGGTTTCGACTGGATCGAGGAGCCGATGGACGAGCAGAGCTCCATGTCCTACGCATGGCTTTCCGAGAACCTGGATATACCCGTTCTCGGCCCGGAAAGCGCCGGCGGCAAACACTTCAGCCGTGCCGAATGGATCGCGACCAAAGCCTGCGACATCCTGAGGACCGGTGTTCACGATGTCGGCGGCATCAGTCCGGCCATGAAGTGCATGCATCTCGCCGAATCCTTCGGCATGAACTGCGAGATTCATGGAAACGGCGCGCCGAATCTCATCATTGCCGCCTGCTCGAAGAATGCAAATTGGTACGAGCGCGGACTGCTGCATCCCTTCCTGGAATACGATGACGGCTTCGAGTATCTGAACGGTCTCGTCGATCCGATGGACGCGGACGGCTACGTTCACATCTCCGACAAGCCGGGCCTCGGCGAAGACATCAACTTCGACTTCATCGACGCGAACCTCGTCGGCTGA
- a CDS encoding ABC transporter permease, whose amino-acid sequence MNNARFSAFGRQAGTILVTLIGLLILTFCIGRLMPVDPVRAIVGEEADRATYEMVAERIGANLPLYQQFFKYVSDLLHGDFGVSIRTGQPVINDILHVMPATIELATFAIIVGAGLGIPLGILAAVRRNKPVDHVIRFLTLIGHSMPIFWTGMIGLIVFYAALDLVGGGGRLSDYYIGLVPETTGFLLIDSMLAGDWEVFRDAVNHLLLPASILGYSSMAYITRMTRSFMLDQLNQEYVTTARVKGLSKSRTIWHHAFANIRVQLVTIVALAYGSLLEGAVLIETVFSWPGFGQYITNNMLVGDMNAVMTCVLLVGVIFIGLNLLSDALYKIFDPRTR is encoded by the coding sequence ATGAATAATGCGCGCTTTTCTGCTTTCGGCAGGCAGGCAGGAACCATTCTGGTCACCCTCATCGGCCTTCTGATCCTCACCTTCTGCATCGGCCGCCTGATGCCGGTCGATCCCGTGCGCGCGATCGTCGGGGAGGAGGCGGACCGGGCAACCTACGAGATGGTTGCCGAGCGGATCGGGGCGAACCTGCCGCTCTACCAGCAGTTCTTCAAATATGTGAGCGACCTGCTTCACGGCGACTTCGGCGTCTCGATCCGCACCGGCCAGCCCGTCATCAACGATATCCTGCACGTGATGCCGGCAACGATCGAGCTTGCGACCTTCGCCATCATCGTCGGGGCCGGGCTCGGCATTCCCCTCGGCATTCTCGCAGCCGTACGCCGCAACAAGCCGGTCGATCACGTCATCCGCTTCCTGACGCTCATCGGCCATTCCATGCCGATCTTCTGGACCGGCATGATCGGCCTCATCGTCTTCTACGCGGCTCTTGATCTGGTGGGCGGCGGCGGCCGGTTGTCGGACTACTATATCGGCCTCGTGCCGGAGACCACGGGTTTCCTGCTGATCGACTCGATGCTGGCCGGGGACTGGGAGGTCTTCCGGGATGCCGTCAACCACCTGCTGCTGCCGGCGAGCATCCTCGGCTATTCCTCCATGGCCTACATCACCCGCATGACCCGCAGCTTCATGCTGGACCAGTTGAACCAGGAATATGTGACGACGGCGCGGGTGAAGGGTCTCTCGAAGAGCCGGACGATCTGGCACCATGCCTTCGCCAATATCCGCGTCCAGCTCGTCACCATCGTCGCGCTCGCCTATGGCAGCCTGCTCGAAGGCGCCGTGCTGATCGAGACCGTGTTCTCCTGGCCGGGCTTTGGCCAGTATATCACCAACAACATGCTGGTCGGCGATATGAACGCGGTGATGACCTGCGTGCTGCTCGTGGGCGTCATCTTCATCGGGCTCAATCTCCTGTCCGATGCGCTCTACAAGATCTTCGACCCGAGGACGCGCTGA
- a CDS encoding FadR/GntR family transcriptional regulator — protein MKRSDHDMQGAPGRKGRNLVATVSHRLRAAIADGTLKPGDKLASESGLTEEHQVSRTVIREAIASLRADGLVEVRHGVGVFVLATQPKPQGGLQSVDPNRVSSIIEMLEVRAAIEIEAAGLAAGRCSPAQQELVFEALHVMNNQIASGTATVESDRAFHLAIADSTNNPRFRELLQAIGEQMIPRSLLGNDRPEATPADYLSQIQQEHETIARAIADRDEGAARDAMRNHLKGSQQRYRALMRSTRSTATE, from the coding sequence GTGAAGAGATCGGACCACGACATGCAGGGTGCGCCGGGGCGCAAAGGGCGGAACCTTGTGGCCACCGTCAGCCACAGGCTGCGTGCCGCCATTGCGGACGGCACACTGAAGCCGGGCGACAAACTGGCGAGCGAGAGTGGCTTGACGGAGGAGCACCAGGTCAGCAGGACCGTGATCCGCGAGGCCATCGCGTCCCTGCGGGCAGACGGGCTGGTGGAGGTGCGGCATGGCGTCGGCGTGTTCGTTCTGGCCACGCAACCCAAGCCGCAGGGCGGCCTGCAAAGCGTCGATCCCAACCGCGTGTCATCCATCATCGAGATGCTGGAGGTTCGCGCTGCGATCGAAATCGAGGCCGCGGGCCTTGCTGCCGGGCGCTGTTCCCCGGCGCAGCAGGAGCTTGTTTTCGAGGCTCTGCACGTGATGAACAACCAGATTGCATCGGGCACGGCCACGGTGGAGAGCGACCGCGCGTTTCACCTTGCCATTGCCGACAGCACCAACAATCCCCGCTTCCGTGAACTGCTGCAGGCCATCGGCGAGCAGATGATACCGCGCTCTCTTCTGGGTAACGACAGGCCGGAGGCCACGCCCGCCGACTACCTCTCGCAGATCCAGCAGGAACACGAGACCATCGCCCGCGCTATCGCCGACCGGGACGAAGGCGCCGCGCGGGATGCGATGCGCAACCATCTGAAGGGCAGTCAGCAGCGTTACCGGGCTCTGATGCGCAGTACGCGCAGCACTGCGACGGAATAG
- a CDS encoding ABC transporter ATP-binding protein — protein METQMDNRTPLLRVEGLRVSYRNGRTFTPVVKGVSFDLGRERLGIVGESGSGKSTIGRALLKLLPTARIEADRMDFEGTDLLAATERQMLSIRGQRISMILQDPKFSLNPVHRVGDQIAEAYRVHNKASAKVARDKTLAMLEAVKIRDPERVYGLYPHEVSGGMGQRIMIAMMLIPEPQIIIADEPTSALDVTVRMQVLNILNELVTNKGIGLIMISHDLNLVRNFCDRVLVMRHGEVVEERAARDMQNCVHPYTRGLLAAQPHIGGSRRPLPVLNREPAARITEEAQP, from the coding sequence ATGGAAACGCAGATGGACAACCGCACGCCCCTCCTTCGCGTCGAAGGCCTGCGCGTCAGCTACCGAAACGGGCGAACCTTCACGCCCGTCGTCAAGGGCGTCTCCTTCGACCTTGGCCGCGAACGCCTCGGCATCGTTGGTGAATCCGGCTCGGGCAAATCGACCATCGGTCGCGCGCTCCTCAAGCTGCTGCCAACCGCGCGGATCGAGGCAGACCGGATGGACTTCGAGGGCACCGATCTTCTGGCCGCGACGGAACGGCAGATGCTCTCGATCCGGGGGCAGCGAATCTCCATGATCCTTCAGGACCCGAAGTTCTCGCTGAACCCGGTGCACCGGGTCGGCGACCAGATCGCCGAAGCCTATCGCGTTCACAACAAGGCCTCCGCCAAGGTGGCACGCGATAAAACGCTCGCCATGCTCGAAGCGGTGAAGATCCGCGATCCCGAGCGGGTCTATGGCCTCTATCCGCACGAGGTCTCCGGCGGCATGGGCCAGCGTATCATGATCGCCATGATGCTGATCCCCGAGCCGCAGATCATCATCGCCGACGAGCCAACCTCGGCGCTCGATGTGACGGTGCGCATGCAGGTGCTGAATATCCTGAACGAGCTTGTGACCAACAAGGGCATCGGCCTGATCATGATCAGCCACGACCTGAACCTCGTGCGCAATTTCTGCGACAGGGTGCTGGTCATGCGCCATGGCGAAGTGGTGGAGGAGCGCGCGGCGCGCGACATGCAGAATTGCGTCCACCCCTACACCCGCGGCCTGCTCGCCGCGCAGCCGCATATCGGCGGAAGCCGCCGCCCCTTGCCGGTGCTCAACCGCGAGCCGGCGGCGCGCATCACGGAAGAGGCCCAGCCATGA
- a CDS encoding ABC transporter permease, with protein sequence MTASSEKTYTAWSRLLRVLKDLLANPSSGFGLIVIAILLLTALVAPWIAPYEPNMINLAQALQPPSAAHLFGTDELGRDVLSRIIHGSRISLTIITIVSVIVGPLGLLVGTTAGYFGGWYDTVMMRITDIFLSFPSLILSLAFVAALGASLENAIIAIGLTAWPPIARLARAETLTFRNADYISASRMQGASRLRIIIKSIMPMCLPSVLVRVTLSMATVILTAAGLGFLGLGAQPPLPEWGAMIATGRRYMLDNWWLVAFPGGAILLVSLAFNLLGDGLRDALDPKQGH encoded by the coding sequence ATGACCGCTTCCAGTGAGAAAACCTACACGGCCTGGAGCCGCCTGCTCCGTGTTCTCAAAGACTTGCTCGCCAACCCCTCCTCCGGCTTCGGCCTCATTGTCATCGCGATCCTTCTCCTCACGGCGCTCGTCGCGCCCTGGATCGCGCCCTATGAGCCAAACATGATCAACCTCGCCCAGGCCCTCCAGCCGCCATCCGCCGCCCATCTGTTCGGCACAGACGAGCTGGGGCGCGATGTGCTGAGCCGCATCATCCACGGCTCGCGCATCAGCCTGACGATCATCACCATCGTCTCCGTCATCGTCGGTCCGCTCGGCCTTCTGGTCGGCACGACCGCCGGCTATTTCGGCGGCTGGTACGACACGGTCATGATGCGGATCACCGACATCTTCCTGTCCTTCCCGAGCCTCATCCTGTCGCTCGCCTTCGTGGCAGCGCTGGGCGCCAGCCTCGAGAACGCCATCATCGCCATCGGCCTGACCGCATGGCCGCCGATCGCCCGGCTGGCGCGCGCGGAAACGCTGACCTTCCGCAATGCGGACTACATCTCGGCGTCGCGCATGCAGGGCGCCTCCAGACTGCGCATCATCATCAAGTCGATCATGCCGATGTGCCTGCCCTCCGTGCTCGTGCGCGTCACGCTCAGCATGGCAACCGTCATCCTGACGGCCGCAGGCCTCGGCTTTCTCGGCCTCGGCGCCCAGCCGCCGCTGCCGGAATGGGGCGCGATGATCGCCACCGGCCGGCGCTACATGCTCGACAACTGGTGGCTGGTCGCCTTCCCCGGCGGCGCCATCCTTCTTGTCAGCCTCGCCTTCAACCTGCTCGGCGATGGCCTGCGCGATGCGCTCGATCCGAAACAGGGCCATTAG
- a CDS encoding ABC transporter ATP-binding protein — protein MNAIDVRNVSIDLGSGAAKRRILGDVTFSVKPGESFGLVGESGSGKSTILRCIARLLTLWDGTIEMEGTSIKDMPFADYCRMVQMVFQDPYGSLHPRQSIRTALQEPLRIHRMDRQLERMERALTDVGLDPAFLARYPHELSGGQRQRVAIARALILEPRILLLDEPTSALDVSVQAEVLNLLADLRTRRNLTYLFVSHDLAVIDHMCERLAVMQHGRVVEIMDRSVLSTGKANDPYARELIEASLAYDQAV, from the coding sequence ATGAACGCCATCGATGTTCGCAACGTATCGATCGACCTTGGCTCCGGCGCCGCCAAGCGTCGGATTCTCGGCGACGTCACGTTCTCCGTCAAGCCGGGGGAATCCTTCGGGCTGGTCGGCGAGTCCGGCTCCGGCAAATCGACCATCCTGCGCTGCATCGCCCGGCTGCTGACGCTCTGGGACGGCACGATCGAGATGGAAGGCACGTCGATCAAGGACATGCCCTTTGCCGACTATTGCCGCATGGTGCAGATGGTGTTTCAGGACCCGTACGGTTCGCTCCACCCGCGCCAGTCGATCCGCACGGCGTTGCAGGAGCCCTTGCGCATCCACCGCATGGACCGGCAGCTGGAGCGGATGGAACGGGCGCTGACCGATGTCGGGCTCGACCCCGCTTTTCTCGCCCGCTATCCGCACGAGCTTTCCGGCGGGCAGCGCCAGCGCGTCGCTATCGCGCGCGCGCTCATCCTCGAGCCGCGCATCCTGCTTCTCGACGAGCCGACGTCCGCGCTCGACGTCTCCGTTCAGGCCGAAGTGCTGAACCTGCTGGCGGACCTGCGGACCCGGCGCAACCTCACCTATCTCTTCGTCAGCCATGATCTGGCGGTAATCGACCATATGTGCGAACGACTGGCGGTGATGCAGCATGGGCGCGTGGTGGAAATCATGGATCGCTCGGTTCTCTCGACGGGCAAGGCGAACGACCCCTATGCCCGGGAGCTGATCGAAGCGAGCCTTGCCTACGACCAGGCCGTTTGA
- a CDS encoding alpha/beta fold hydrolase gives MPDLARRLRNRNVFAWNFDPAMSDVVTWRSTTLAAVRGALVVEPVARPSATLVAEWEDDGLLGQHLQLGFSNGEAADAYLLRPSAKGPTPGILLLHDHGSFFSIGRQKLIRRPDEARETAALSDDWVARLYGGRHIGNSLARRGYSVLCVDALGWGGRAGTGYEGQQALAANLMQFGQSLAGVVLQEDLEAFAFLKHLDGIDPERVASFGFSMGGARAWQLAALSPDVKACVSGGWMGTLAGLMQPGSNQLRGQSAFYMLHPGIAGRIDYPHLAALAAPKPALFLSGRDDRHFLEAIATEAFRQMHTIWDAIGVPNALRTQMVPGGHVFAVQQQDDAIDWLDRVL, from the coding sequence ATGCCGGATCTCGCAAGGCGACTGCGGAATAGAAACGTTTTCGCCTGGAACTTCGATCCGGCCATGTCGGATGTCGTGACGTGGCGGAGCACGACGCTCGCCGCCGTGCGCGGCGCGCTTGTCGTCGAGCCTGTCGCCAGGCCCTCCGCGACGCTTGTTGCCGAGTGGGAGGATGACGGGCTTCTCGGTCAGCATCTCCAGCTTGGTTTCTCCAACGGAGAGGCCGCCGATGCCTATCTGCTCCGCCCGTCTGCGAAGGGGCCGACGCCTGGCATCCTGCTGCTCCACGATCACGGCTCCTTCTTTTCCATCGGCCGACAGAAGCTGATCCGGCGCCCTGACGAGGCGAGAGAGACGGCCGCGCTATCGGATGACTGGGTCGCCCGTCTTTACGGTGGCCGCCATATCGGAAATTCTCTGGCGCGTCGCGGGTACAGCGTTCTCTGCGTCGATGCACTGGGCTGGGGCGGCAGGGCTGGAACCGGATATGAGGGGCAGCAGGCGCTGGCGGCGAACCTCATGCAGTTCGGCCAGTCGCTGGCCGGCGTCGTCCTTCAGGAAGATCTGGAAGCCTTTGCGTTCCTCAAGCATCTCGACGGGATCGACCCGGAACGCGTGGCGAGCTTCGGCTTTTCGATGGGTGGTGCGCGAGCCTGGCAGTTGGCCGCCCTCTCGCCCGATGTGAAGGCCTGCGTGTCCGGGGGATGGATGGGAACGCTTGCCGGCCTGATGCAGCCCGGCAGCAACCAGCTGCGCGGCCAGTCCGCCTTCTACATGCTGCATCCCGGCATCGCCGGTCGGATCGATTATCCCCATCTCGCAGCGCTTGCCGCGCCCAAGCCTGCCCTCTTTCTCAGCGGCCGCGACGACCGGCATTTCCTGGAAGCCATCGCCACGGAGGCCTTCCGCCAGATGCATACGATCTGGGATGCCATCGGTGTACCGAATGCGCTCCGGACACAGATGGTGCCCGGCGGCCATGTCTTTGCGGTGCAGCAGCAGGACGACGCGATCGACTGGCTCGACCGCGTCCTCTGA
- a CDS encoding aldehyde dehydrogenase family protein, with translation MTIYQNLIAGEWVGAQASRNLSPSDTNDVVGLYAQASADDANDAIAAAKAAFPAWSRSGILERHAILRKASDEILARKEELGALLAREEGKVLPEAIGEVTRAAQIFDFFAGEALRLTGETVPSARPGIGVEVTREPLGVIGIITPWNFPIAIPAWKIAPALCYGNTVVFKPADLVPGCAWAIVDILHRAGLPKGVLNLVMGRGSVVGQALLDSPDLAGLTFTGSTSTGKRVALASIEHNRKFQLEMGGKNPMVVLDDADLSVAVEAAANSGFFSTGQRCTASSRLIVTEGIHDRFVAALTERLKTLTVDNAMKPGTHIGPVVDERQLRQDTDYIDIGKAEGARLAFGGEVLTRETPGFYLQPTLFTEATNQMRISREEIFGPVVSVIRARDYDEALSISNDTPFGLSAGIATTSLKHATHFKRNAEAGMVMVNLPTAGVDFHVPFGGRKASSFGPHEQGRYAAEFFTVVKTAYTLA, from the coding sequence ATGACCATTTACCAGAACCTTATTGCCGGCGAGTGGGTCGGGGCGCAGGCCTCCCGGAACCTGAGCCCGTCGGATACCAACGACGTCGTCGGTCTCTACGCCCAGGCCAGCGCCGACGATGCGAATGACGCCATCGCCGCAGCCAAAGCTGCGTTTCCGGCATGGTCGCGTTCCGGCATTCTGGAGCGCCACGCTATCCTGCGGAAGGCGTCTGACGAAATTCTCGCGCGCAAGGAAGAACTCGGCGCGCTGCTGGCGCGGGAGGAGGGTAAGGTGCTTCCCGAGGCGATCGGCGAGGTGACGCGCGCGGCCCAGATCTTCGATTTCTTCGCAGGCGAAGCATTGCGTCTGACGGGCGAGACCGTACCGTCTGCGCGGCCGGGGATCGGCGTCGAGGTGACGCGTGAGCCGCTTGGCGTCATCGGCATCATTACACCTTGGAATTTTCCGATCGCCATACCCGCCTGGAAAATCGCGCCGGCGCTTTGCTATGGCAATACGGTCGTTTTCAAGCCGGCGGATCTCGTTCCCGGTTGCGCTTGGGCGATCGTGGACATTCTCCACCGCGCGGGCCTCCCCAAGGGCGTGCTGAACCTCGTCATGGGGCGCGGCTCCGTCGTCGGGCAAGCGCTGCTCGACAGCCCGGATCTGGCCGGCCTCACATTCACGGGCTCTACGAGCACCGGCAAGCGGGTTGCTCTCGCCTCCATCGAGCATAACCGCAAGTTCCAGCTCGAAATGGGCGGCAAGAACCCGATGGTGGTTCTCGATGATGCCGACCTTTCGGTCGCGGTCGAGGCAGCCGCCAATTCAGGCTTCTTCTCCACCGGCCAGCGCTGCACCGCATCTTCCAGGCTGATCGTCACCGAAGGCATCCACGACCGTTTCGTCGCGGCGCTCACCGAGCGGCTGAAGACGCTGACGGTGGATAACGCCATGAAGCCCGGTACGCATATCGGTCCCGTGGTGGACGAGCGGCAGTTGAGGCAGGACACCGACTACATCGACATCGGCAAGGCCGAGGGAGCCAGGCTGGCCTTCGGCGGCGAGGTGCTGACGCGCGAAACGCCCGGCTTCTACCTTCAGCCGACGCTCTTCACCGAAGCGACCAACCAGATGCGCATCTCGCGCGAGGAGATTTTTGGGCCGGTGGTCAGCGTCATCAGGGCTCGGGATTATGACGAGGCGCTTTCCATCTCCAACGACACGCCGTTTGGTCTGTCGGCGGGCATCGCCACCACCAGCCTGAAGCACGCGACACACTTCAAGCGCAATGCGGAGGCCGGCATGGTCATGGTCAATCTGCCCACAGCCGGTGTCGATTTCCATGTGCCGTTCGGCGGCCGCAAGGCCTCCTCGTTCGGCCCGCACGAACAGGGCCGCTATGCCGCCGAGTTCTTCACCGTGGTGAAGACGGCCTACACGCTGGCCTGA